CCGTCGACGTTTTTGGCGGCAATTTCTGCAGCCAGACCGGGTTCTGCCAAGTTGACTAGAAGGTGGGTGGCTGTTTTTACCTTCAATTCTTTCTGTTTTTTTCCGGCTATTGGTTCTATATTTTTGCCTTGGGGACTTTTGCCTTTGGAGACTATTCCTCTGGCACCATCAACAGTAACTACCATCCCTTCTTTTAGTTTTTGGGTTGCGTTTCGGGTTCCTACAACGCAAGCTATCCCTAGCTCACGAGAGACTATGGCAGCGTGGGAAGTTCTGCCGCCTTTGTCGGTCACGATTGCAATTGCTCTTTTCATCGCAGGGACGTAATCAGGATTGGTCATTTCGGTAACCAGAACGTCGCCTTTCTGCACCCTTTGGAGTTCTTTGGGGGACTTAATAATGACTACCCTTCCTGTTCCGATAACGGGTGAAGCGGGGGCTCCCTGGAGGAGTACGTCTTTGGTATTTACTTCTTTTACTTCTTCCTTAGGTTCTTCTTTTTTCTCTTTAAAAGTAGTGACAGGGCGGGTTTGTACCAGATAAAGTTTTCCAGCTTCATATGCCCACTCCATGTCTTGAGGGAAATAGTAATGTTTTTCTATCGAAAGGCCGATTTTTGCAAGCTCTACTATTTTTTCGTCCGGCAACTTCTGGTCTTTTCTGTGGGCTTGTGAAATGGGAATTATTTTATTCTTTTTGGCAGCAACAACCATTTGCTCATCTTGGGAAACGATACTTTTGTTTGTGATTTTGAAGGTCTTTTTGTCTACTTCGTAGTGGTCGGGTGTTTTTTGGCCGCTTACTATTAATTCGCCAAGGCCGTAAATGGCTTCGATGACCACAGTGTTTTTGTTGTTAGTTACAGGATCGACCGTGAACATTATTCCGGAAACTTCGGATTCAACCATCCGCTGTACCGGAAGCGCAATTCCAACCTGGAAATGATCGAAATTTTTTTGAACTCTATAGAAAATTGCTCTTGCTTCAAAAAGGGATGCCCAAGCTTCGAGGACGGCTTGCTTAAGCTCTTGATTGCCTCTTACGTTAAGGAAAGTCGATTGCTGTCCCGCAAAAGATGCTTCGGGAAGGTCTTCCGCGGTTGCAGAAGAGCGAACGGCAACGTAAGCGTTTTTTGAACCCGAAAGTTTTTTGTAGAATTTATATATTTTTTGCTCAAGAGATTTTGGAAGCTCGATTTTTTTAATCTCTTCCTGGCATTGATTGGCTTTCGTTTCTAAAGAAAGCGGGTCTTCGACATTTAGGTTGTAAAGTATTCCGCGGATTCGGTCGAGCGTACCCGATTCTTTGATTGTTTCAAAATAAGCGCCGGCGGTAATAATAAAACCGTCGGGTACCGGGGCGCCGATTTTTGCAAGCTCGCCCAGATTGGCACCTTTGCCTCCTACTTGTGCTCCGTCGTGTCGATCAACGTCTTTAAACCAAACAATTTCTTCCATGGACAGATTTTCCTGACACAAAGTGTGAGCAGGAATATATAGGGCCCCTTCGATTACTCAGGGCCATGGCATGCGGTCCTCGTCCTTCGACTTCGCTCAGGACTGCGGGCCTTTAGCCTTAATTCAATCTTAACATTTAACGAGAAAGATATTTAAGTAGCAGTACGGAAATGAGTGTTCCCTGGTCTAAATCCGTCCGTCCATTTTTAATCATGAAATCTACTTTGAGCGATGCAGAGTAAAAGGAAAGTAAAGACTTGAGCGAAAAGCTATCTGCTTGCCGCTGAATTTTTTGCCACTGCCAATCGAAAATTGGCCTTTTGGTGATACTTGTCGCATCACTGCTCGTGACCTTTATCTTGGCAAGAGTCATCAAGAGAAGCCGTGATTGCAGGTTCCAAAACAAACTTTTTTCGTCTTCGCCAAGTTTCTTGATTAAACTTAGGGGCCGTTTGTTACCAGGGGAAAGACTATCTAAGAATTCAAAAATAACAGATTCTCTTTTTGACTCTATAATTTGCGCATTTCTTGGAAGTTTTGAGAGCTTGGCTGGAGTAAGTTTTTTGCGCTCGATAAAAATTGCCTGAGTTGATTGGGGTATATTTTCAAAAAAATCCTTTGGGAATTTTTTAGCACTGGAGATAAAATCTTCGACAATTACAACTTTTTGGTGATCTATTAAGTCGACGCCAAATAAATGTTGGTGCAAATCCAGCTGGTCTTTGGCGCTAATGTAGGTTTTTGGGGCGCCTTTATTTTCCGAAAGGATTTCGCGAAGTCCGGCATCGGTGGCTTGAGGGTTGTCTCCGTGAAGGACAAAAATCATTAAACTTTCAAGATAGCTGTCTTGTGTTTGACGTCCCTTGTTGTTTTTAGACCGAATTCGTCACCGGCTTTGGCGATATCAATATCCGCCCTTTTAATTTGCATCGAATCGACTGTCTGGGTGAATTTCTTGCCGGTTTTGTCTGTAAGCTTCACGCTGTCGCCGAGTTTCAAATCACCCTTTTCCATCTTGACTACAGCGACGCCTATTTTGTCGTAATAATGAGTTACCGTTCCGATTTCTTGATCAGCCATTTAGTCTTCTGCCTTTATATTATCTTCCTTTAGTATAGTCGTTATTTTGACGTTTGCATCGGTCAGTTTGTCCCGGCAGAGTTTGTGAAGTTTTACGCCTTCTTCCAATAGCTTCAGACCTTCTTCGAGGTCCAGATCGGGTTCTTCGAGCCTGGTCACTATTTGTTCGAGCCTGGCGAGCGCTTGGGTAAAGTTAGGATTAGATGAGTCTTTGGTCATTTTTTAATAATAGATCCTTTATCGATGCCGATTCAGGATGACAGAAATAAATTATACTATTATATTTTCTCCGTCACTTTGGATTTAAGCTTGCCGTCTGCTAATTTTACTCCAATTGTCGCTCCGACAACAACGCTCTTTGTGCTTTTTAGTATTTTCCCGTTTGCGTCAGTAGTTATCGAATAGCCCCTTGTGAGAGTATTGGTTGGAGAAAGAAGACTTAGAGATTTGTTGAGGTTTTGCAGTTCGCTTTTTTTGCTTTCCAACTGCAAGTAAATCTCACGCTGAATTTGTTTCATAAGATCTTTGACTCTATTTTCTGCGTCCGCGATTAAGTATTTTTCGTGACGCTTAAGGGATTCCCTCGCACTACCCAGTCTATGCGGGAGATCTTTGAAGCTGAGCTTTGTTTGGTTGAGCTGCAAAAAAATGTAGTCGAGTTTTTGAAAGTTTTTGGAAAAATAATATGTTGAGATTGAGTTTAGTTTGTATTTAAGATTTTCGAGTGTAATTAAACAGCTGTTATAGCCGGTCGTAACTATGTTTGCGGCGTCTGTTGGCGTGGAAGCGCGTCTGTCGGCAACCCATTCGGCTAGTGACTCGTTGGCTTCGTGGCCAATCGCAACGATTGTCGGTGTTCGCATTTTAAATATTGCCCTGGTTACTTCTTCATCATTGAAAGCAGCCAAGTCTTCGATCGATCCACCGCCTCGAGTAATTACGATTACATCGAATTTTTCATCGTCTACTCTAGGTAAAACTTTCAACAGGCTGGGGATTGATTTTGGACCTTGAACTCTAACGTCTGCGGTTGCAAGTTCGATAATCGGGAATTTGTCGACCGTGTGGCGTTTAAAATCGTTCCAGGCGTCAGAGCCTTCGGATGTTACTACACAAATTCTTTTGGGGTATTTTGGGATTTCCTTTTTGTACTTCTGGTCGAAAAGTCCTTCACCTTTAAGCTTTTTAATGAGTTCCTCAAGTTCTCTTTGCAGTAAACCGTCTCCCGCTTTTTC
The DNA window shown above is from Candidatus Curtissbacteria bacterium and carries:
- the ppsA gene encoding phosphoenolpyruvate synthase, which translates into the protein MEEIVWFKDVDRHDGAQVGGKGANLGELAKIGAPVPDGFIITAGAYFETIKESGTLDRIRGILYNLNVEDPLSLETKANQCQEEIKKIELPKSLEQKIYKFYKKLSGSKNAYVAVRSSATAEDLPEASFAGQQSTFLNVRGNQELKQAVLEAWASLFEARAIFYRVQKNFDHFQVGIALPVQRMVESEVSGIMFTVDPVTNNKNTVVIEAIYGLGELIVSGQKTPDHYEVDKKTFKITNKSIVSQDEQMVVAAKKNKIIPISQAHRKDQKLPDEKIVELAKIGLSIEKHYYFPQDMEWAYEAGKLYLVQTRPVTTFKEKKEEPKEEVKEVNTKDVLLQGAPASPVIGTGRVVIIKSPKELQRVQKGDVLVTEMTNPDYVPAMKRAIAIVTDKGGRTSHAAIVSRELGIACVVGTRNATQKLKEGMVVTVDGARGIVSKGKSPQGKNIEPIAGKKQKELKVKTATHLLVNLAEPGLAAEIAAKNVDGVGLLRAEFMLAGIGTHPKKFIEDKRQDEFVEKLSTHLNSFGRAFGSRPVIYRASDFKSNEYKNLKGGEKFEPKESNPMLGYRGAFRYIKDPDTFKLELEAIKKSREKHRNLHLMIPFVRSPGELKDVRALVEESGLFEDRDFKFLMMVEIPTNVIQLEEFIKVGIDGVSIGSNDLTMLLLGTDRDNEEVATEFWEMDPSVLWALERVIKTCNKHKITSSICGQAPSVYPELTELLVKWGITSISINPDKINATRELIYEAEKNLLKK
- the xseB gene encoding exodeoxyribonuclease VII small subunit, which gives rise to MTKDSSNPNFTQALARLEQIVTRLEEPDLDLEEGLKLLEEGVKLHKLCRDKLTDANVKITTILKEDNIKAED
- the xseA gene encoding exodeoxyribonuclease VII large subunit, which codes for MKTVDGRDIYSISEVNYFAKQTLEQMVFWVEGEISSFKKNPNWSFYYLDIKDGNSLLPCVSEGFTLRDLEDEDLVGQKVLLYGNLTLYEPFGKYQFRITRIEKAGDGLLQRELEELIKKLKGEGLFDQKYKKEIPKYPKRICVVTSEGSDAWNDFKRHTVDKFPIIELATADVRVQGPKSIPSLLKVLPRVDDEKFDVIVITRGGGSIEDLAAFNDEEVTRAIFKMRTPTIVAIGHEANESLAEWVADRRASTPTDAANIVTTGYNSCLITLENLKYKLNSISTYYFSKNFQKLDYIFLQLNQTKLSFKDLPHRLGSARESLKRHEKYLIADAENRVKDLMKQIQREIYLQLESKKSELQNLNKSLSLLSPTNTLTRGYSITTDANGKILKSTKSVVVGATIGVKLADGKLKSKVTEKI